The following are encoded together in the Bos taurus isolate L1 Dominette 01449 registration number 42190680 breed Hereford chromosome 10, ARS-UCD2.0, whole genome shotgun sequence genome:
- the OR4F14 gene encoding olfactory receptor family 4 subfamily F member 14 yields MYGANHSVVLEFVFLGITNSWEIQLLLFVFSSIFFMASIMGNSLIILTVTSDPHLHSPMYFLLANLSFIDMGVSSVSSPKMIYDLFRKHKVISFSGCIAQIFFIHVIGGVEMVLLIAMAFDRYIAICKPLHYLTIMSPRMCVFFLVSAWMIGLMHSMVQLAFVVNLPFCGPNVLDSFYCDLPRFIKLACIDTYQLEFMVTANSGFISVGSFFILIISYIVIILTVQKHSSGGSSKALSTLSAHITVVVLFFGPLIFFYVWPFPSTHLDKFLAFFDAVLTPFLNPVIYTFRNQEMKMAMRRVCQQLVNNKRSLE; encoded by the coding sequence ATGTATGGAGCAAATCACTCTGTGGTGTTAGAGTTTGTGTTCCTGggaatcaccaactcctgggaaATACAGCTTCTTCTCTTTGTGTTCTCCTCCATATTTTTCATGGCAAGCATAATGGGAAATTCCCTCATTATCCTCACTGTGACTTCTGACCCTCACTTACACTCCCCCATGTACTTTCTATTGGCCAACCTCTCCTTCATTGACATGGGAGTTTCTTCTGTCAGTTCCCCCAAGATGATTTATGATCTTTTCAGAAAACATAAAGTCATCTCCTTTAGTGGCTGCATTGCTCAAATCTTCTTCATCCATGTCATCGGTGGTGTGGAGATGGTGCTGCTCATTGCCATGGCTTTTGACAgatacattgccatatgtaagcCTCTCCACTATCTGACTATCATGAGCCCAAgaatgtgtgttttctttttagtgTCTGCCTGGATGATTGGCCTTATGCACTCCATGGTTCAACTGGCTTTTGTTGTAAACTTACCCTTCTGTGGCCCTAATGTGTTGGACAGCTTTTACTGTGATCTTCCACGGTTCATCAAACTTGCCTGCATAGACACATACCAGCTAGAATTCATGGTCACAGCCAACAGTGGATTCATCTCTGTTGGCTCCTTCTTCATTCTGATCATTTCCTATATTGTCATCATTCTCACTGTTCAGAAACACTCTTCAGGTGGTTCATCCAAGGCTCTGTCCACACTTTCAGCTCACATCACTGTAGTAGTCTTGTTCTTTGGTCCTTTGATATTTTTCTATGTATGGCCATTTCCCTCCACACATCTGGATAAGTTTCTGGCATTCTTTGATGCAGTTCTTACTCCTTTCCTGAATCCTGTTATTTACACATTCAGAAATCAAGAAATGAAGATGGCAATGAGGAGAGTATGCCAACAGCTAGTAAATAACAAGAGATCTCTTGAGTGA